Proteins encoded in a region of the Diospyros lotus cultivar Yz01 chromosome 9, ASM1463336v1, whole genome shotgun sequence genome:
- the LOC127809629 gene encoding large ribosomal RNA subunit accumulation protein YCED homolog 2, chloroplastic isoform X3, with translation MAARNLNPIHSVAVACKAGAKPLKLPFWASTTTRASFRKNDISLHAGFGLSVDGKVTTSFTRKCCCCSSPFCREINANFNVWVLPSGRHNGTTQLPEIGGDDQVIYVKPGYEADLDSLVQDTVRLATSVKETCSDSCEKSQPRMQYLGEQKAASIDGRWSRLLELRNAC, from the exons aTGGCAGCAAGAAACCTGAACCCAATTCATAGTGTTGCTGTTGCATGCAAAGCAGGGGCCAAACCACTCAAGCTGCCATTTTGGGCATCCACCACAACCAGAGCTTCCTTCAGAAAAAATGATATCTCACTG CATGCTGGCTTTGGCCTTTCAGTGGATGGAAAGGTAACCACATCCTTCACCAGAAAGTGTTGTTGCTGCTCTTCCCCATTCTGCAGagag ATCAATGCCAACTTCAACGTTTGGGTTCTGCCATCAGGCAGGCACAATGGCACCACTCAACTCCCTGAAATTGGAGGCGATGatcaa GTGATCTATGTGAAACCTGGTTACGAAGCTGATCTTGATTCACTAGTGCAAGACACCGTTAGGCTTGCTACCTCAGTAAAG GAGACTTGTTCAGATTCGTGTGAGAAATCTCAACCAAGGATGCAAT ATCTTGGTGAACAGAAGGCTGCTTCTATTGATGGGAGATGGTCAAGACTGTTGGAACTGAGGAATGCCTGTTAa
- the LOC127809629 gene encoding large ribosomal RNA subunit accumulation protein YCED homolog 2, chloroplastic isoform X1, translating into MAARNLNPIHSVAVACKAGAKPLKLPFWASTTTRASFRKNDISLIARKNSRNPRRLVTIPTSSDGRWHGKWTCDYLFTLQELQLQDLAEDEAQRDAQVSVTLSIQKHAGFGLSVDGKVTTSFTRKCCCCSSPFCREINANFNVWVLPSGRHNGTTQLPEIGGDDQVIYVKPGYEADLDSLVQDTVRLATSVKETCSDSCEKSQPRMQYLGEQKAASIDGRWSRLLELRNAC; encoded by the exons aTGGCAGCAAGAAACCTGAACCCAATTCATAGTGTTGCTGTTGCATGCAAAGCAGGGGCCAAACCACTCAAGCTGCCATTTTGGGCATCCACCACAACCAGAGCTTCCTTCAGAAAAAATGATATCTCACTG ATTGCTAGGAAAAACTCCCGGAATCCGCGCCGTCTGGTCACAATTCCGACATCGTCGGACGGGAGATGGCATGGGAAATGGACTTGCGATTACCTTTTTACTCTCCAAGAATTGCAGCTACAAGATTTGGCTGAAGATGAAGCCCAAAGGGATGCTCAGGTTTCTGTCACCCTCTCCATCCAAAAG CATGCTGGCTTTGGCCTTTCAGTGGATGGAAAGGTAACCACATCCTTCACCAGAAAGTGTTGTTGCTGCTCTTCCCCATTCTGCAGagag ATCAATGCCAACTTCAACGTTTGGGTTCTGCCATCAGGCAGGCACAATGGCACCACTCAACTCCCTGAAATTGGAGGCGATGatcaa GTGATCTATGTGAAACCTGGTTACGAAGCTGATCTTGATTCACTAGTGCAAGACACCGTTAGGCTTGCTACCTCAGTAAAG GAGACTTGTTCAGATTCGTGTGAGAAATCTCAACCAAGGATGCAAT ATCTTGGTGAACAGAAGGCTGCTTCTATTGATGGGAGATGGTCAAGACTGTTGGAACTGAGGAATGCCTGTTAa
- the LOC127809629 gene encoding large ribosomal RNA subunit accumulation protein YCED homolog 2, chloroplastic isoform X2: MIIKIARKNSRNPRRLVTIPTSSDGRWHGKWTCDYLFTLQELQLQDLAEDEAQRDAQVSVTLSIQKHAGFGLSVDGKVTTSFTRKCCCCSSPFCREINANFNVWVLPSGRHNGTTQLPEIGGDDQVIYVKPGYEADLDSLVQDTVRLATSVKETCSDSCEKSQPRMQYLGEQKAASIDGRWSRLLELRNAC; the protein is encoded by the exons ATGATCATCAAGATTGCTAGGAAAAACTCCCGGAATCCGCGCCGTCTGGTCACAATTCCGACATCGTCGGACGGGAGATGGCATGGGAAATGGACTTGCGATTACCTTTTTACTCTCCAAGAATTGCAGCTACAAGATTTGGCTGAAGATGAAGCCCAAAGGGATGCTCAGGTTTCTGTCACCCTCTCCATCCAAAAG CATGCTGGCTTTGGCCTTTCAGTGGATGGAAAGGTAACCACATCCTTCACCAGAAAGTGTTGTTGCTGCTCTTCCCCATTCTGCAGagag ATCAATGCCAACTTCAACGTTTGGGTTCTGCCATCAGGCAGGCACAATGGCACCACTCAACTCCCTGAAATTGGAGGCGATGatcaa GTGATCTATGTGAAACCTGGTTACGAAGCTGATCTTGATTCACTAGTGCAAGACACCGTTAGGCTTGCTACCTCAGTAAAG GAGACTTGTTCAGATTCGTGTGAGAAATCTCAACCAAGGATGCAAT ATCTTGGTGAACAGAAGGCTGCTTCTATTGATGGGAGATGGTCAAGACTGTTGGAACTGAGGAATGCCTGTTAa
- the LOC127810425 gene encoding delta(24)-sterol reductase, translating to MSDLEAPLRPKRKKVWVDYFVQFRWILVIFVVLPISFTLYFLTYLGDVRSEWKSYKQRQKEHDKNVEKVVKRLKQRNPSKDGLVCTARKPWIAVGMRNVDYKRARHFEVDLSAFRNILEIDKEKMTARVEPLVNMGQITRVTVPMNLSLAVVAELDDLTVGGLINGYGIEGSSHLYGLFSDTVVAYEIVLANGQLVKATKDNEYSDLFYAIPWSQGTLGLLVAAEIKLIPIKEYMRLTYKPVVGNLKDISQAYSDSFAPRDGDQDNPEKVPDFVETMIYSPTEAVCMTGRYASKEEAKKKGNVINSVGWWFKPWFYQHAQTALKKGEFVEYIPTREYYHRHTRCLYWEGKLILPFADQWWFRFLLGWIMPPKVSLLKATQGEAIRNYYHEMHVIQDMLVPLYKVGDALEWVHKEMELYPLWLCPHRMYKLPFKTMIYPEPGFELHRRQGDTHYAQMYTDVGVYYTPGPVLRGEVFDGAEAVRRLENWLIENHGYQPQYAVSELTEKNFWRMFDAGLYERCRKKYGAVGTFMSVYYKSKKGRKTEKEVQDAEQAHLETAYAEVDQPAD from the exons ATGTCAGATCTCGAGGCCCCACTACGACCCAAGAGGAAGAAGGTTTGGGTGGACTATTTTGTCCAGTTCCGATGGATTCTGGTTATCTTTGTTGTCCTTCCCATCTCCTTCACATTGTACTTCCTCACATACCTTGGGGATGTGAGATCTGAGTGGAAGTCCTATAAGCAGCGTCAAAAGGAACATGATAAAAATGTTGAGAAAGTTGTGAAACGCCTCAAACAGAGGAACCCATCGAAGGATGGACTTGTCTGCACAGCTCGGAAACCCTGGATTGCTGTTGGAATGAGAAATGTGGACTACAAGCGTGCTCGGCATTTTGAGGTTGATCTTTCTGCCTTCAGAAATATTCTCGAAATTGACAAAGAGAAAATGACTGCCCGTGTTGAGCCTCTGGTCAACATGGGGCAGATAACCAGGGTTACTGTCCCGATGAATCTTTCCCTTGCAGTTGTTGCTGAGCTTGATGATCTGACTGTTGGTGGCCTTATTAATGGCTATGGGATTGAAGGAAGCTCCCATCTTTATGGCTTGTTCTCTGATACTGTTGTTGCCTACGAGATTGTTCTTGCAAATGGGCAGCTAGTAAAAGCTACAAAGGACAATGAGTATTCTGATCTTTTCTATGCCATACCATGGTCTCAGGGAACACTCGGGCTTCTTGTTGCTGCCGAGATAAAACTTATACCCATCAAAGAGTACATGAGGCTGACTTACAAGCCTGTAGTGGGTAATCTGAAAGATATTTCCCAGGCATATTCAGATTCTTTTGCTCCTAGAGATGGAGATCAGGATAATCCTGAAAAGGTTCCGGACTTCGTTGAAACCATGATTTACTCTCCAACAGAGGCTGTTTGCATGACGGGTAGGTATGCCTCTAAAGAAGAGGCTAAGAAGAAGGGGAATGTAATTAACAGTGTTGGTTGGTGGTTTAAACCTTGGTTCTACCAACATGCGCAGACTGCACTAAAGAAAGGGGAGTTCGTGGAGTACATCCCCACTAGGGAGTATTACCACAGACACACAAGGTGTTTGTACTGGGAAGGGAAACTTATCCTTCCATTTGCTGATCAATGGTGGTTTAGGTTTCTCCTTGGCTGGATTATGCCTCCCAAGGTTTCTCTGCTTAAGGCTACTCAGGGTGAAGCCATCAGGAACTATTACCATGAGATGCATGTCATTCAGGATATGCTTGTACCTCTTTACAAGGTTGGGGATGCTCTCGAGTGGGTACACAAAGAGATGGAG CTGTATCCGCTCTGGCTCTGCCCACACAGAATGTACAAGCTCCCTTTCAAGACTATGATATATCCCGAACCTGGATTTGAGCTGCATCGCAGGCAAGGAGACACACATTATGCTCAGATGTACACAGATGTTGGAGTTTACTATACACCAGGACCGGTCTTAAGGGGCGAGGTATTTGATGGGGCAGAGGCAGTTCGTCGACTGGAGAACTGGTTGATTGAGAACCATGGATATCAGCCACAGTATGCTGTTTCTGAGCTAACAGAGAAGAACTTCTGGAGGATGTTTGACGCCGGACTATATGAGCGCTGCAGGAAGAAGTATGGAGCTGTCGGGACTTTCATGAGCGTGTACTACAAGTCGAAGAAAGGGAGGAAGACCGAGAAGGAGGTGCAAGATGCTGAGCAAGCCCATCTGGAGACTGCTTATGCAGAAGTTGATCAGCCGGCAGATTGA
- the LOC127810540 gene encoding eukaryotic initiation factor 4A-3, producing the protein MATAVVPANRGRGGGRMAEEDEEKLVFETSKGVEPIVTFDEMGIKDDLLRGIYNYGFEKPSAIQQRAVLPIIQGRDVIAQAQSGTGKTSMIALTVCQMVDTSSREVQALILSPTRELASQTEKVILALGNFINIQAHACIGGKSVGEDIRKLEYGVHVVSGTPGRVCDMIKRRTLRTRAIKLLVLDESDEMLSRGFKDQIYDVYRYLPPELQVVLISATLPNEILEITSKFMTDPVRILVKRDELTLEGIKQFFVAVEREEWKFDTLCDLYDTLTITQAVIFCNTKRKVDWLTEKMRSNNFTVSSMHGDMPQKERDAIMSEFRAGETRVLITTDVWARGLDVQQVSLVINYDLPNNRELYIHRIGRSGRFGRKGVAINFVKSDDIKILRDIEQYYSTQIDEMPMNVADLI; encoded by the exons ATGGCGACGGCGGTGGTACCGGCGAACAGAGGGCGCGGCGGCGGAAGGATGGCGGAGGAGGACGAGGAGAAGCTGGTGTTCGAGACGAGCAAGGGCGTGGAGCCGATCGTGACATTTGACGAGATGGGGATAAAGGACGATCTGCTCCGGGGGATCTACAACTACGGCTTCGAGAAGCCCTCCGCGATACAGCAGAGGGCGGTGCTTCCCATAATCCAAGGCCGCGATGTCATCGCCCAGGCCCAGTCCGGTACAGGCAAGACCTCCATGATTGCCCTAACTGTTTGCCAGATGGTCGACACCTCCTCCCGAGA GGTCCAAGCATTAATACTGTCACCTACAAGGGAACTGGCATCTCAAACAGAGAAAGTCATATTAGCCcttggtaattttattaatatacagGCCCATGCATGCATTGGAGGTAAAAGCGTGGGCGAAGATATCAGAAAACTAGAATATGGAGTTCACGTGGTGTCTGGAACTCCAGGTAGAGTTTGTGACATGATCAAGCGGAGGACTTTACGGACCAGAGCTATCAAACTGTTGGTTCTT GATGAGTCTGATGAGATGTTGAGCAGGGGTTTTAAGGATCAAATTTATGATGTCTATAGATATCTTCCACCAGAGCTTCAA GTTGTTTTGATATCTGCTACGCTTCCTAATGAGATTTTGGAGATTACAAGCAAATTTATGACAGATCCTGTTAGAATCCTTGTGAAACGTGATGAGTTGACGCTTGAG GGTATCAAGCAATTTTTTGTTGCAGTAGAAAGGGAGGAGTGGAAATTTGATACTCTGTGTGATCTTTATGATACTCTTACCATCACCCAGGCTGTTATTTTCTGCAACACGAAGCGGAAG GTTGATTGGCTAACGGAGAAGATGCGTAGCAACAACTTTACTGTCTCTTCAATGCATGGAGATATGCCCCAGAAGGAGAGAGATGCAATTATGTCAGAGTTCCGAGCTGGTGAAACCCGTGTACTGATCACTACAGATGTTTGGGCTAGAGGCCTGGATGTTCAACAG GTTTCCCTGGTGATCAATTATGACCTTCCAAATAATCGAGAGCTTTACATTCACCGTATTGGGCGGTCTGGACGTTTTGGACGCAAG GGTGTTGCGATCAACTTCGTCAAAAGTGATGATATCAAGATTCTGAGAGACATTGAGCAGTATTACAGTACTCAGATTGATGAAATGCCAATGAATGTGGCCGATCTGATATAA